The Macadamia integrifolia cultivar HAES 741 unplaced genomic scaffold, SCU_Mint_v3 scaffold_180A, whole genome shotgun sequence genomic sequence NNNNNNNNNNNNNNNNNNNNNNNNNNNNNNNNNNNNNNNNNNNNNNNNNNNNNNNNNNNNNNNNNNNNNNNNNNNNNNNNNNNNNNNNNNNNNNNNNNNNNNNNNNNNNNNNNNNNNNNNNNNNNNNNNNNNNNNNNNNNNNNNNNNNNNNNNNNNNNNNNNNNNNNNNNNNNNNNNNNNNNNNNNNNNNNNNNNNNNNNNNNNNNNNNNNNNNNNNNNNNNNNNNNNNNNNNNNNNNNNNNNNNNNNNNNNNNNNNNNNNNNNNNNNNNNNNNNNNNNNNNNNNNNNNNNNNNNNNNNNNNNNNNNNNNNNNNNNNNNNNNNNNNNNNNNNNNNNNNNNNNNNNNNNNNNNNNNNNNNNNNNNNNNNNNNNNNNNNNNNNNNNNNNNNNNNNNNNNNNNNNNNNNNNNNNNNNNNNNNNNNNNNNNNNNNNNNNNNNNNNNNNNNNNNNNNNNNNNNNNNNNNNNNNNNNNNNNNNNNNNNNNNNNNNNNNNNNNNNNNNNNNNatttttttttcttttgctgtcaAATTTTGTTCTTTTCATTATCACATGTAATTGTAATTCAAAACCAAGCACTTAGACTCCACATGGGCAGCAAACTACTCCTTATCTTCTTACCTGGGCAGCACATGCAAAATCCCCATTGTATCATTACAACCAGCTTTGCTTCACTTTCTATAATGCATATAATGACATCTTTGGCAACAAACAATTGACATACTAAATGGATTTGGGCAGAAAGCAATTTATATACTAATTGGGCTGCATCACCATGTTATTTACCCAATTCAGTTGAACCTATAAATTCACCTAAATTAACAATTGAACCAAGATGTTTCAAATTGAACCATAGACTTAAGTAATCGATCCATCAACTGTTGAACCACTCCAATAAATTTAGCCACACATCACCTTctagttgccaacaatgacaacattcGATCCAATTGCCCAACAGGTTATAACAGGAAATATTTAAAATTGgattgtctctatgttgttgaATCCCATGCAAGCAATTACTAAAAGTCATATGTTAGCTTTGATGTCGAGAATTATATGATACATCTGATTGCATATATTGGTGGTATCTTCAAACAACAAAGAAGAAGTGTAAATTTTATCTTACATctcaaaatgttttttcttGCGACTTATTCAAAAAAGCTTCTCTGAGAACTGTCATTCACGTTGCATGAACCCTTCCAAGTGCTAATTTTGTCCAGGCTATGTAGATCTTGCATGTTTGGGAAACCCTAGTAAAAAGGGGTATTGGTAGAGTATTTAGAAATCATTACAGCCAATTTCTCTATTGTTTTGCTGGTACTATAGGACATTCCTATGCGAATGCGGTAGAAGCTTTGGTTATTAGTCAATATATTTTCGTTTCAGATTCTTATGGATACAGATTTCTTTATTTGGATAGTGATACTCAACTTGGTATTAGCAACCCAAGGGGATAGTCAAGTTGGTGAAGGACctttgcctcaggaagcgtgtagttctgagttcgactcctttAACCTCCACGAGACCACTCGCACGGCATGTTTAGTGCTCTtatgctttcagtgaaagttgaatggttctatTCAACCCCGGAATGACCTagtccatgcgattgtggggtcagtatgggccagcgggactagtcaggccaaaggcttgaatacgttgttagcaaaaaaaaaaacttgttatTGGTCCTCTTAAACTTCCATTCTATTCCATGGAGAATTTCTTCAATTATATATCATTGCATATTTCCATGCAGACACATCTCTCGGGTGGTTTTTCGACGTACTTATCATGAATGGAATGCTGATTCCCTGGCATCTTATGAATTTCTCATCCTTCTGCTCATTGGATATTAATCCTCCatctcttatttatttcttaCTTTTTGTATTTGGATGATTGGAGTACCTTCTTCTGCTATTTTGTTCATATCTCTTTCTTCTAATAATATTTTAGTGTTAActagaaagggggaaaaaaccaCTATTAACAGTAAGAACTCTAGGTTATGGAGTTTATTAACTCTGATCATAGTCGGTTTTATTTATTCTGTGATCCATcaatgtaattttttaatttaattattagtCTAGTTATTCTCCGATGAAGTATACAAAGGCATGTGGCTAACATACAAGTGTTTGGAACaaaaaggggagaggggagaggggagaggggagagggcgAGGGGGGAGCAGGTGTAAAGATGAACACTTCCTGATCGACAACCCCCATGCCATAATACAGAAGGCAGCAAAATGACACCCCAACTcttatgaaacccaaaaaacccaCCCTCAAAAAAATTGTATTGCATCACACCACCTCAACGGCCTTAGGATGCAAGCCGGACAACTTCTGAAGCAAATTGAAAGTTAGCGTAGAGGCCCTAAGCTTAGGTGGCTGATCGAAAAATGTCATTGAAAATACTGGTGCTGGTGTCTTCTGCTCACTTACACAGTTACACCAAACCACTTTGCTTGCATGTACCCATGGCCCAATGTGCATCTTGTTTTCCTTCAGCCACTTCTTAACAGTCGAACATAGTATCTTGATCAGGCTGCATAGTCTTTTTGGCTTTCCTACGACTACATCGGGAAGCAGATTTATTAACCTGTTGTAATGATCACTAGATCTTGCCATCTCAAACTCTGCCCGAAGATTCAACTCTATCACCACCCTCACCTCTCCTTTCTTATAGCACTTATCCACCACATCAAGGTAGGTGTGTTCTCCTGGATGAACCAGATCAAACACATGTCAGACAAATGAGATGATTAGACACAAGTCTGAGAGATCTCGGGGACGAAACCTTGGTCTGGTTTTCTTGATGTATATTGAGTCCTTCCAATCGGGTAGCTCAATATACACCTTCCATATATTGGTAGCCTAGTTTTGGTAGGAAAATATTTCATGTACCCTTTCTATTTTGGGCTCTTACCTTTATTGCATAAAACCCTAGTGGACTAGGGCTATGATCTACCTATATATAATGTAACCTTCTCTCAATTGAGAGCTCAAGAAATACAAACACAAATTCAGTCTCAATATGGTATCAAAggcatagttttttttttttttggttcccaACTCCCAAGAACTTTTGATCCTTCTCTCTTGtgcgcctctctctctctgcgctATCTCTTTCTCATGGCTACCGactccccatctctctctcttgctgctACCTCTATGCCACCTTCCTTTTGCTTCTCCTTATCACTTCCTTTCTCTCAAACTCACacccattaatttttttcttgtggAAGAAACAACTAGTGCCATTCTTGAAGGGCCAACGCCTCTTTGGCTTTCTTGATGGTATGAACTGTGTCCTGATGATGTGACTGCCGCCTCAGCCTGACACCAACAACATTCTCAACTAGTAGTCTCATTGTCTACTCCCTCTCTAAAGCTATCATCCTTGTCATTCTTGATAAGGAAATGAGTCATAAGATCTGGACTACTCTTCAAGATACTTATGGCTCAACCTCCTCCACCCGATTGATGTCCCTTCATCTGAGTCTAGAACCTCTGCCAAACATTAGATGAAACTGTGACTGATTTTCTCAAACGGACAAAGGAAATTATTGATGAACTAGCTACCGCTGGGAAACCTCTCGCAAATCAGGATTTTAGCATCAATGTTCTTCGTGGCCTCAAAGAAGATTTGTAGGAGATTGCTCCCTCTCTTCTCACATGCACTGTGATTCCCTCCTATACCAAGCTTCAAGACCTTCTTTTGTGCCACGAGAGCATACGTGATTTTTGTAAGCTCAGCTTATCTGATACTGTTGTGATACCAACTGCCAATACCAGGCAGTGGTCTTCCCCTTCCTCTAATGATAACGGTTCCTCCTCTGATCGTGGCTCATCCTGAGTCTGGGGGCTGGCGACAACATGGTCGTGGTCGAGCCATCTACCATCACACCAACCATGCAACTATCACTTGTTCTATCGTAATCTTGCACCCCAacccatccctctccctataaTCATACCTATTACCCTCCATCTTACCATCCTCGGTGCACTATGCTCACCCCAACTCGCCTGTCCTCCCAACACCATCGTACCCATCCAACAACTTCCTAACCTGGTACCTTGACACTAGTGCCTCTCACCATGTCACCCCAGACCTCCATTCCCTCTCCACCTATGGCCCCTACACAGGTACGGATCAATTACAAGTTGGCAATGGTAATGGTATTCCCATCTCATATATTGGTTCTACCAccacttcttcctcttctcattctctttcttttcgtCTTTCCAAAGTTTTATttgttccttctatttctaaGCCCATCCTCTCACTCCAGAAATTTGCTAAAgaaattaatttgttttttgaatTCCATGCTCCTCATTTTGTTGTCAAGGATCCGGTAACCAAGTTGACCCTCCTCTACGATTTGAGTAACAACGGTCTTTACAACATTCAAGCCCCTATTATTCCTTCCATCAGTATTGCTGAGCGGACAACGCTTGATGGTTGGCATCATCGCCTAAGCATCCACATGAGCTCCCCTTAAGTTGATGTTACGTGATAGTAATCTCCCGTGTTATTCCGTCCACACAGTTGAGTAAAGTTTGTACAGCTTATCAACTTGGCAAGGCTAGTAAATTGTCTTTaggttcttcttcatctatcagTTTGTTTCTCCTTGACTTGATTtatagtgatgtatggggcccttGTGCCACCCCCTCCCCTAAAGGTTTAAATATTTTGTCatctttattgatgattattcaaaatatatttcGTTTTATGATATAGTCAATAGATCTGATGTTTAAAAATTTGCATGAGCTCTAGTTGAATGTCACTTTTCTCGTAAACTCAAATCAACTCAAACAGATTGGGGTGCTGAAGATCTCACCTCTCCACTAGTCCACAAAGAGTTATGGTTAAATTTCTTGAACTGGGGTATCCtcagtttcttctttcttgtctttatttgttttcttgatcaAGAGGAGACACAATTATGGATAAATTTAACCGAATGCAACTGTCAATCTCAGCTCAGCATTCTTGGATGTTATGTCTCCTGATGATATCATGTCTATTAATTCAAACCAAAGGATTTATTGAGTGCTAGTAATACGATACACTTGCATtcaacaatttttattttttttagtttttatttttatttttatttctttattatgattatttttttttcaggacGGTAAGGTATAGAATTGAAGTAAGACGACACATGGTTGGTAATCTAAGCTCTAATCTAATCCTAGCCAATACCTCTTGATCCTAGTTTCATTATACTATGTTTGATTTTTAAGTTACCCACTTGggtatttaattttttgtacTTGTGAttcaaattttggatttttggccttttttttaagggtaatttacaatgccaccccctggagaataccaatattagaggacaccccctctctttcaccaaattggacttggaCCCCTTTCCGTCAGTTTATGTTAAGTGATGTTGCGAAATGAcaattttgcccttatgagtaaaacaccagTATTATactattccaaaaataccctttaatCACCCTTCTCACACTCTCTCCCTCGTTCCTTTTCCGTACCTCAACCTGTGAGTCTGGTGAGATCCAGAGTACTCGAGTTGCTATTGCCGGCAAGTTATGCTCATTCCATCGACGGCGAGTGGTGCTGCCTCTGATGGTGCCCGTGCAAGTCTCCATCTCCggtatttggatcaaaataaaGGATTTCACCGGACtcagtttcatcttcttcctcctcccattcCTATTCATGGCCATGACTATTTCATAACCTTTACCTCTCTGCGACCTCTCTGATTCAGGTCCAATGAGGTCGGATCTGTCTGTGGCGGACATGGAGGCAAAGGGGTGACAGCAGCGGCATCACGACGGAACTCTCTCTACATCGGAGGTTCGACAGCGTATCCCCAAACCGTTGTTGCCACGCCACTGCCCCCACCGCCGTGATCCTGtggttttttttaatttattattattttttatatattttctgctCTATACAGTGATTTGGGTGTTCAGATAATGCATTCCATATGCGGTGGGCATATTAACTGTAGCAATTTGCTCTCTGCTATTACAGGTAATCCCAATGCCATAGAGAGGGTGGAGGAGTGGTGTCAGCAGCGGTGGTTTGGAAAACTCAGCGTCAAACCTCCAGTGTAGAATCAAGAACCATAGAGAGAGTTCGTTGCCGATGCCGCTGTTGTCACCACGTGAGTTCGTGCTGATCATCGTTGTCACCGATGCCGCCGTCCACCACCATTGTGAGTTTGTGCTATCGCCACTGTCACCGATGCCGTTGCCCCCACCGCCGTGATCGCTGGTGCTTGATTTGGGAGAACGGTATAGGAACTATTGATTTGAGGATGAGACTcattacatgggcattttagggacttcatatttagtaagggcattttcgtatttaaattaaaatttaatagctgacatcagcataaaaGGTATATTCATAAACTAAGactaacggtagggggtctgagtctaatttggtgaaagagagggggtgttcctataatactggcattctccagggggtggcgctgtaaattaccctttttttaatgTACCTTTTCAGTCATTGGATTCATATTTGCTATCtcattgtttctctttttgttggaataaatattaaatttctATGTCACAAGTGGATTGGCAATGTTTGAGaatataattctctctctatttattcTCCTGCCAAACCACAATCCTCTTTCcctgagtgagagagagaaccaaTCAGATTGAGGTGTAATAGTAGACGattttattgtttaatttgCAAATAAAGTATGTCATCAAGCAGTGCTAGTGAAACCAATAATTCCTAAGTTCCATTAATGTATAGGAACTTAAGATGTGACTGCGAAAAAAGGGTTGTTAGAATTTCTGATTCTGCCTATAACATGAACAAATTATATTACTGTTGCTTAGTGTTTTCAAAAGGAGGTTGAGGCTTTTTCCCTTAGTGTGAACCCGTGGGTGCACTAAATGAGTTTATTGTACTCCAACAATTGTAGATGAAAGAAATGTATAAATGGAGCAGATGAAGGAAGATATGAAAAAACTTACTGAAAAGATCCATAGGATGAAGAATGAAGAATACTCTGAGTGTAATGGGCCATATTGTAATAGTTATCCTAGTAGTGGTTTCTATATACTTGAGTGGATAAGATAGTATGTATTTAAATTTATGAATAACTATATGGTTGCTTATTATCAATGAAATGAGAATTTAGTTCTATCAATgtttatctttaaaaaaaaaaaaaaaaagtgtatcaTCTGTTCAACCAAATGACTTAAAGCTATTTAATTACCTGCACTTCTATTTCAGGAGATGTCATTGTTATTTACTAAATTAAAAATTCActtataaacttttttttttcattagatAAGAACACACTTATGTACTTTAATTATAAGTTACAATGAGAATTTGATATTTAGGgatatataattttttcaaacCACATAGTGGCTCTTTATAGACCATCATTCCTTCTAATAGGTTCTAATtattgattaattttttttttaaataatcatctttaaaatattttaaaattatagaTAAAAAAGTCAATCATtcggattatttttttttttatatataacttCTAAAAGAACAAAACTAACAGACACAGGCAAACCCAATAGTTATCCATGAAGAATCAACAAACAGATTCAAGGTAATCAAATAGTTTTCCACTCAGAACCAATGGATCAACTCAGGGTGAACAAATAGTTATTCTGCCAAGAAAATTGTTCCACAGAAATTCACTCAAAGGAATTACATCCAAAATCAAAAATATGTAACAACAGAGTAATTGAACCAAACACGTCCTTACAATGAGTGCAACCCTCGTGTTTAGTTGCCACTGTTGAGTTTGGAACCCTGAACAGACTGCCGGTGATAAGCCGGAGGAAGGTNNNNNNNNNNNNNNNNNNNNNNNNNNNNNNNNNNNNNNNNNNNNNNNNNNNNNNNNNNNNNNNNNNNNNNNNNNNNNNNNNNNNNNNNNNNNNNNNNNNNNNNNNNNNNNNNNNNNNNNNNNNNGCTACAATTCACCTGCATGAAGCCGGAATCGCTAGTAATCGCTAGTCAGCCATACGGCGGTGAATTCATTCCTGGGCCTTGTACACACCTCCCGTCACACTATGGTTGCTGGCCATGCCCTAAGCACCTAGTTAGAAGTCACTGTGAGTCTGCTAAAAGCCTAAGGCTATGGTATTGGTAACTAAATTGTTGATCAAAGGGCTAAGATGTCATGTTTCATATGAAGGGTAATATGCACGACatttaattaaacaaaaatgaTTACAAATCAATTCACAGAACAGTTtaacttcttttatttattttatattgggggaggaggaggaggaggtgtaAGAGAAGAGTTTTGAGTTTCTGAGCTACCATTCCTAAGCTATTATCTCATGCTCTAAGAATGTGCACAACATTTGGTTATACATTGCTAGCATTTAGATTTCTCtccaagaaaatagagaatgcGGATTCCATGGCTGAAAGCCTTTCAGAATGGGACGCCCAGAATATTCCCAGCCGGCAAATGTGACTGGATGCCCAGATGATTGGAGAGGGATCCATCAATAATATAACAGATGTTAAAAATGCAGCGCCGTGGACGGATCCAGATTCCCTATCGAGTCACTTCCTCGAAATTCTGAAAATTAAATTCTGAAAATGGGGAGGATTTATTTCTTTATATCTTTATTTTTGACCttaagtatttttctttttcacataTTTACTCTCCCTCCCCCGCTCTCCACTCCTGTTTGTTCTCAGTCTCTGTTGTATGTGGACGTGCACAAACTGGTTTCCTTCTGCATCATCACAATCACGCCAGGcaccctctccctcttcttctatgTGTTCTATGTTGACGTGCACAAACGGTTTCTTGCTGCATCATTACAATTACACCAGGTTCTTAGACTACGTACTTcccttttgaatttttattgatGGGACGATTCATGAATCATGGATGATGGTTTATGTTCTCTTCCATTTGGGTTCTATTTGTTCTGTTGCTTAAATAACATATTATGGTATCTGATCTTGATTGTCTCTGCATTTCTTGGCGTTTTTTCAGCTGAATTCTTTGTGGATTTTCTGTAAATAATTGGGAAAGCATGACTTAGGTTATGGGATTCTTTCATGATCTTGTGTGTTTTGTCTAATTTTGTTTATGGGTCATTCAGTCTACTGTAATTAAGTGTGAAGCATGGATTGTGGTGGTGTTGGGTTTCTATCCGTGTTCCTCTATGTTTTGTGGTTTAGTTTATAGGTCATTCAATCATTAAAACAGACAGAGAAAATTCATTAGGGTGTATTCCATTGGGCTGTGTCTCTGTTACAAGTTCGAGATTTTATGGTCAAAATTGCATTGTTTTGATTGGAATACAAAGGTGGATTCAGCCTTCAGCCATCTCATTTGTTTGTTCATTCTCTTCAAGTTTCCAATGTTTTCCTATGCAATTACATTCCTGACTTCCTAATATACATCTGAAACTCAcgtttttctcttttcattttattagttttcaatgttttccttttttgaaaAACCTTTTATAACCTGTTTGAATTTCTCTTCTGGGTACTAATTTAGCAGGTATTTTTCAACTATCTGACATAAGATCTTCAATGCAACTTCAAAAGTTCACAACTTGACTGGAAGTATTTTATAGGTTAGAAGTAGTTTGGTGAATCATAAGTTAAAATTGGGAGGATGAGAGAAATAGAACAGATTCCATGAAATTATTTAGCTATGGAGCCGCTGAACATGGAGAAGAAATGGGTATTCCCGCTTGTCGTAAGCTCCCTTATTTGTGTCTTCATCATTGCTACTTCCTTCAATATGGGTCTTGTGTCTTCTGTGCAAACAATCAATTCACTTTTCTCAGTCTTCCCGTCACGAGTCTCCGTAAGCCAGACAGACCCTGCTTTTGTTGAATCAAAGGTTTtgcccccaccaccaccccccaaGATCCATATTCCTCGATTTGCATATATGGTTTCTGGATCAAAAGGTGATTTGGAGAAGCTGTGGAGGACTCTCCGTGTGCTTTATCACCCATTGAACCAGTACATTGTTCATTTGGACCTGGAATCATCAGTGGAGGAACGACAGGATCTTGCTTCTCGTGTCAAAAATGATACCATATTTGCAAAGGTGGGGAATGTGCACTTGATTACCAAAGCCAACATGGTTACTTACAGAGGACCCACAATGGTTTCTAATACCCTTCACGCCTGTGCCATCCTTCTCAAGAAAAGCAAGGATTGGGATTGGTTCATAAACCTCAGCGCTTCAGATTATCCGCTCATGACGCAGGATGGTATGCTTGAACTTAGTAGATTCAATCTTGTTTTGTATTTAGTGATATTTAAGAAGCTTGCTTTATGAATCCTTTCTGACAAATTTGGTAGATACAGATATTCTTTTTGCATTTTCATCATTGGACAGAAGTCTGAATTTCATAGACCATACCAGCCGACTAAGATGGAAGGAGTAAGTTCTGTATTTTTCAATTACCTCTGCCATGGTCATGTCTCTTTCCCAATTGTCCATGTTATACATCCTGATAAATCCTATGGCCGTATGGTGCAGGGGTCAAAGGGCAAAGCCATTGATTATAGACCCTGGACTCTATAAGTCAACTAAATCTGATATTTTCTATGCGACTGAAAAGAGGGAATTGCCTACagcttttaaattatttactGGTCAGCACTCCTTCCGATAGTTTGTGCTTTGATATAATTTGCAAGTGGTTGAAGGATTTACTAGTGTTTTATAATTAGCTGCACATGAAAATTTATGAGTTTCTTTTTATAGTGAAAATTGAACTCACTTTCAAGCAATCTGATTCCCCTGTTCTTTAGTCCAGTTCTTTTTTAGATACTTTAACATTTCTAGGCCATGCAAAATGAAAATTGCACATGTTGAGGCTGTTAAGAAGTTATGGTACTGACCAAGTGATTAGGACCTAGGAGAGGTTTATGCTATAGAAAGATGTTGATGAATATTCTGATAAAACAATGAGAAAAGTTGCGAATTACTGTTTTGACTTGATTATTTATAAGCATGAGGCTTGAGCATTTCCTCTGTACTATGCCTAATCTTCAGTACAGGCCCAATTTTTCTGATTCTACTGGATCAGCTTATAACAGTTTTGATAGCTTTTCTTACTgagtatatttttttctttttttccaagtttacTTTGTTAAGTacgtaaattttgattttgttttcctgaaaaatgaaaatataataatgtGGAAGATGCTTATTGACTCCATCTGTGTGCATAGTTGTTAAGGCGCCGCCTAGGCAGCGATTTCCTAGGCACCTTTTTGGTGTCGCTTTGGTTTATTTGCCTCTGTCACCGCCTTGGATCACCTTgtcaccatgacaactatgtctATGTGTGTCATTTTTGCAACCAAACACCTCCTCAGAGCACACATTTTCGGTCTTGGTATCATAAAACGTTTTCTAAATGTCATAAGCTATATAAGACGACACAAGAAGTTGTAGCACACTGATGCAAGGGAGTTCATAACATACTCCCGTAAGAAGCATAAAAGAGGCAAACAGGCCTTAGTGGCCTTTCTTATGTTGTGCCAGCTTGGGTCCACCAGCCCACATCATGGGctagttatttattttaatcatttttaattatttcttgCCTATTGTACTGGTAGTTAAGCTGAATTAGAACTCCCCCATGTTGGAGAGTTCCTTTTTGTCAGTGCTCTTCATTTTCCTAATGGATTACTCTACTCTAGTTATAGGTTATAAGAGCCTGAGCTTcctaataaaaagaaagaatttttttttttttttcaatgaagttGCTTTGAGACTCAGTCAAGAGTGGGAAATCCTTGAGATTAGTGGGATTCTGATCTAGGCCTGCTGGTAAGAAAACAATTGTCATATCCTTCATCTCTCTatgctttctttttccttctcaagTACTGTTATCATCTATTATTTATGTGCTTTCTAGAATTCAATTTAACCTGAGATTGAGAGGGATTTTCGTCTCCTTTGAATACTGTTTATATGATGTTACTACTGTAATCAAATTCACAGCAATAGTTCACCAAGATAACTTGGTGGCAGCCCTGTTTTTTAGCCTCTTTTGCTGAGAACAAGATTGGATGTATTGGAGAATCTATCGAACAGATTTCTCCCATACTTTTTGGCATTCAAGGACCACCCAAGAGGGTCCTTCGAATAGGCTTTGGTGTTGATCAAAGCTTCTGGTTATAGAAAATCTCCTAAATTCTGGTTTTTCAAGTTTAGATTTTACTGTTTGGTTTGCTGTGTTCAATCTGAGCATTGAATCGTTGCAGTACCTTTCTGTTTTACTATCCTAACATCACCCACCTTTGACCAGAATCTGAGCCCCATTCATAACTATTGGCTTTATTAGTTGACCTAATTTCTGGTTTGAGGTTTTCTTGAGGTCCTGCTACAGGGATGTGTAATTCTGAACCTAGGGTTCATCCTACCtactgatgcagttgggcgttgGGCTTAAAGtagcttttgatttgattccttcttctttcctttttagagctAGAACTTAGTTTGGTAGTATTcttatttgagtgagatttttatttttagttgcaAGTTTAATTCTATTTCAAATTAGGAAGCTAGGTTCTTTTTGAGACTTTAGATACGATTGTGTAGTCCATTGTCGACAGAAtttttggaagaagaaaattgaTTGAATAGTGTTTGGTTGgaaaccatggctgccatgggtgattctcttctttcccctttctaatAATCTGTCTGTCTCtgatctttctcttctctcttcttttttccctctttccctGTTCATCGTTACTTGGTACTGTTCATCTTCTCTGCTGGGCGGTAATACCAAACATCCAAAGAAGCTTGCTGAGCCCGTGTCCTTTACTGATTGACTCTGAGGTTAAGGTCAAAGGTTTGCTGCCTTGACGGTATCTCAAACCCTAGAGTATTACCTCCAAAGCTTGGTCCCACTACGAGAAATCAACTCAAAACCGATCTGGTTCTGCAACTTGCACCAGGCTTCACTGCAGCAGCATACTTCACGTTTCAGCTACTCCGTTTGAAGATTGGTAGCTTGGATTCACAATGGTTTGGGAAGGCGAACCTGTTCCCATATTTTTGTGAAGGTTGGAACCTTGGTCAGGCGGCTGGATCGATTTTTTGTTTCCGTTGTACCCCTAATTCTGTTTatcgtgaggaagaagaagctagCTCTCTAATTTTGCAAGTAAGGACAGTTATTCATAATTACATAAAATCCCCTGGACCTGAGCTTTAGTTCTGTTTTATACCCACTCTTCTTCAATTTCCCGAATAACCCACTATTATAAAGTTTTAATTCCAGAACTACCCAGTTGCTATTTACTTACTTTTAAATACCTTCAGGAATTATGTAATTGCCACCCAAATTCCTAATTTAAGCTATTTACTCTTCTCAtctcgtcttctcttcttcttcttcttcttgt encodes the following:
- the LOC122071057 gene encoding beta-glucuronosyltransferase GlcAT14B-like; the protein is MEPLNMEKKWVFPLVVSSLICVFIIATSFNMGLVSSVQTINSLFSVFPSRVSVSQTDPAFVESKVLPPPPPPKIHIPRFAYMVSGSKGDLEKLWRTLRVLYHPLNQYIVHLDLESSVEERQDLASRVKNDTIFAKVGNVHLITKANMVTYRGPTMVSNTLHACAILLKKSKDWDWFINLSASDYPLMTQDDTDILFAFSSLDRSLNFIDHTSRLRWKEGQRAKPLIIDPGLYKSTKSDIFYATEKRELPTAFKLFTGSAWMVLSRAFVEYCIWGWDNLPRTLLMYYTNFVSSPEGYFHTVICNVPEYAQTAVNHDLHYISWDIPPKQHPHTLTVNDTTKMIRSNAPFARKFKQDSHVLDKIDTELLHRKSGSFVQGGWCSGNPTCSEVGDPTRLKPGQGAQRLARLMASIVLSSKFKENQCH